In Puntigrus tetrazona isolate hp1 chromosome 7, ASM1883169v1, whole genome shotgun sequence, the following are encoded in one genomic region:
- the rbm4.1 gene encoding RNA-binding protein 4.1 isoform X2, which produces MVKIFVGNLSPNTTAEEIRSLFSQYGKISECDIVKNFGFVHMDDKAEADEAIRNLHHYVLNGLAMNVEMSKGKPKTSTKLHVGNISSSCTNQELRAKFEEYGPVVECDIVKDYAFVHMERVEDAMEAISGLDNTAFQGVSWLVMDHFRGCDASCFAWVKDSTDDPLPGTKLLLLS; this is translated from the exons ATGGTAAAAATCTTTGTCGGTAACCTCTCGCCGAACACTACGGCGGAGGAGATCCGCTCCCTCTTCTCTCAGTATGGCAAAATATCTGAGTGTGACATTGTGAAAAACTTTGGCTTTGTGCACATGGATGACAAAGCCGAGGCAGATGAAGCCATTAGAAATCTTCACCACTACGTGTTGAACGGTTTGGCGATGAATGTGGAGATGAGCAAAGGGAAGCCCAAGACCTCTACAAAACTTCACGTCGGAAACATCAGCAGTAGTTGCACCAACCAAGAGCTGAGGGCCAAGTTTGAGGAGTATGGACCTGTGGTTGAGTGTGACATAGTTAAAGACTATGCGTTTGTTCATATGGAGCGAGTGGAAGATGCTATGGAGGCCATCAGTGGCTTGGACAACACGGCCTTTCAAG gTGTTTCTTGGTTGGTCATGGATCATTTTAGAGGTTGTGATGCATCCTGTTTTGCCTGGGTCAAGGACAGTACAGATGACCCACTTCCTGGCACTAAACTCCTTTTGTTGTCTTAA
- the tifa gene encoding si:ch211-15b10.6 codes for MNDNSKLETEELLTCLHVHLFHPNQASRPLFHNLPLNQPYKMEAEDPLRLGRDGQTCIFALNDTSVSRKQLSVQAHKKAGSPCLSFTIQNMSQKVKLMVGGSELRYLEKAELDDKVLCRFGRYELLIWQEPGDCENKFEVLFETCNAPPSQESGTDVPCKPPVMDTNMPWRNFENGAPVSQEPLESDETVVLV; via the coding sequence ATGAACGACAATAGCAAACTCGAGACCGAAGAACTGCTTACTTGCCTTCATGTCCATCTCTTCCACCCTAACCAAGCCAGCCGTCCACTCTTCCACAACCTGCCCCTAAATCAGCCGTACAAAATGGAGGCTGAAGACCCACTAAGGCTCGGCCGCGACGGACAGACCTGCATCTTCGCCCTGAACGACACCTCTGTTTCCAGAAAACAGCTCTCCGTACAGGCTCATAAGAAAGCTGGCAGCCCGTGCTTGAGCTTCACGATCCAGAACATGAGCCAGAAGGTCAAGCTAATGGTTGGCGGGTCCGAACTGAGGTACCTCGAAAAGGCTGAGCTTGACGATAAGGTGCTCTGCCGCTTTGGAAGATACGAGCTGCTGATTTGGCAGGAACCAGGAGATTGCGAGAATAAGTTTGAGGTCCTGTTTGAAACATGCAATGCACCTCCTTCGCAGGAATCGGGCACAGATGTGCCATGCAAACCTCCTGTTATGGATACCAACATGCCGTGGAGAAACTTTGAGAATGGAGCGCCAGTAAGCCAAGAGCCGCTGGAGTCAGATGAGACAGTTGTTTTAGTGTAG
- the rbm4.3 gene encoding RNA-binding protein 4.3 — protein MVKIFIGNLPPQAEAEEIKSLFTQYGTVTECAIIKNFAFVHMDDRKSATKAIRNLHLYKLHGTPINVEASRGKNQGPVKLHVANVEKGADEELRALFEEYGTVTECAIVKNFAFVHMNNSDEAMDAIKGLDNAEFQGKRIHVQISKSRPRGEEEGYGPPDSGYWAPRFPGDQPEPPGYPRGRFGYPPGPPPPPPPMPPRRPPYPERAAPAFEREHGVVDYYEKYRARPYGAASYEDRRPGAIPPPPPPPSSGVMRERLAGNGLDPYERRPIPPPPSSYYARDRSPIRRAPPTPQTPAGNGYSFERSRLSPMYNVPRARDPYADRAAPPPPPAHYSY, from the exons ATGGTGAAGATCTTCATTGGGAACCTGCCTCCGCAGGCAGaagcagaagaaataaagtctcTGTTTACTCAATACGGAACAGTCACAGAGTGTGCCATTATCAAGAACTTTGCCTTCGTCCACATGGATGACCGCAAAAGTGCGACAAAGGCGATCCGAAACCTTCATTTATACAAGCTGCATGGAACGCCAATCAATGTCGAAGCGAGTCGTGGCAAAAACCAGGGCCCGGTGAAGCTTCATGTTGCCAATGTGGAGAAAGGAGCAGACGAAGAGCTCAGAGCGCTGTTTGAAGAGTACGGCACAGTTACCGAATGTGCCATCGTTAAGAACTTCGCCTTTGTACACATGAACAATTCCGACGAGGCCATGGATGCCATTAAGGGGTTGGACAACGCTGAATTTCAAG GTAAACGAATTCATGTACAGATTTCAAAGAGTCGACCAAGAGGTGAGGAGGAAGGCTACGGCCCCCCAGACAGTGGATACTGGGCACCTCGTTTCCCTGGTGACCAGCCAGAGCCCCCTGGTTATCCTAGGGGTCGTTTCGGGTATCCCCCTGGTCCCCCTCCTCCGCCGCCACCCATGCCCCCCAGACGCCCTCCTTACCCAGAGCGTGCGGCGCCGGCATTCGAGCGCGAACACGGTGTGGTCGACTATTACGAGAAGTACCGCGCTCGCCCTTACGGTGCCGCCTCATATGAGGACCGGCGTCCAGGCGCCATCCCCCCTCCCCCTCCGCCCCCGTCTTCCGGCGTTATGAGAGAGCGATTGGCTGGCAACGGCCTTGACCCCTATGAGCGACGCCCCATTCCACCCCCGCCGTCCTCGTACTACGCACGAGACCGCAGTCCCATCAGGCGTGCACCTCCCACCCCTCAGACACCCGCCGGGAATGGTTACTCGTTCGAACGATCTCGTCTGTCCCCGATGTACAACGTGCCTCGGGCCAGAGACCCCTATGCTGACAGGGCGGCGCCGCCTCCACCACCTGCGCACTACTCGTATTAA
- the rbm4.1 gene encoding RNA-binding protein 4.1 isoform X1: MVKIFVGNLSPNTTAEEIRSLFSQYGKISECDIVKNFGFVHMDDKAEADEAIRNLHHYVLNGLAMNVEMSKGKPKTSTKLHVGNISSSCTNQELRAKFEEYGPVVECDIVKDYAFVHMERVEDAMEAISGLDNTAFQGKLMSVKLSTSRLRTAPGMGERTGCYRCGQEGHWSKECPMDQNGSYREGPGSAGYGPLRFGTGGERGGRGFHRGYSGEPAFGGNFSHGFSRGTGYAVPGYGRGAGFESAVSYGMPAGYGIGADNSMAPAYGSEAAYGSSGVAYGGAMPAYPMRRPPFEERDPYGVVDFYEKYRARPYGASYFEDRRAVPPPVPPPPSSSAVARERLSSSNHDPYEHHPLPPPPAPTSSYYVRERSPIRRAPIEAEGYAYERSRLSPVSSVPRSTAYDVPRDPYAATRYAY, from the exons ATGGTAAAAATCTTTGTCGGTAACCTCTCGCCGAACACTACGGCGGAGGAGATCCGCTCCCTCTTCTCTCAGTATGGCAAAATATCTGAGTGTGACATTGTGAAAAACTTTGGCTTTGTGCACATGGATGACAAAGCCGAGGCAGATGAAGCCATTAGAAATCTTCACCACTACGTGTTGAACGGTTTGGCGATGAATGTGGAGATGAGCAAAGGGAAGCCCAAGACCTCTACAAAACTTCACGTCGGAAACATCAGCAGTAGTTGCACCAACCAAGAGCTGAGGGCCAAGTTTGAGGAGTATGGACCTGTGGTTGAGTGTGACATAGTTAAAGACTATGCGTTTGTTCATATGGAGCGAGTGGAAGATGCTATGGAGGCCATCAGTGGCTTGGACAACACGGCCTTTCAAG GCAAACTGATGAGCGTGAAGCTTTCGACTAGCCGCCTGCGTACCGCGCCGGGAATGGGAGAGAGAACGGGTTGTTATCGGTGCGGGCAGGAAGGCCACTGGTCCAAAGAATGCCCAATGGACCAGAACGGCTCCTACAGAGAGGGCCCAGGCTCGGCAGGATATGGGCCCCTCAGGTTCGGTACGGGTGGCGAACGTGGTGGCCGGGGGTTTCACCGCGGCTACAGTGGCGAGCCGGCCTTTGGTGGCAACTTTTCACACGGCTTCTCCAGGGGAACAGGGTACGCCGTCCCAGGGTATGGAAGGGGCGCGGGTTTCGAGAGCGCAGTGAGTTACGGTATGCCCGCGGGCTACGGCATTGGCGCGGATAATAGCATGGCCCCCGCGTACGGCAGTGAGGCTGCGTATGGGAGCAGTGGCGTGGCCTATGGCGGTGCGATGCCTGCGTACCCAATGCGGCGACCGCCCTTTGAGGAAAGAGATCCGTACGGTGTGGTGGACTTCTACGAGAAATATCGGGCACGTCCGTACGGAGCAAGTTATTTCGAAGATAGACGCGCGGTTCCACCTCCTGTCCCTCCTCCCCCATCCTCCTCGGCGGTCGCGAGAGAGCGCCTGTCCTCCTCTAACCATGACCCATATGAGCACCATCCCCTTCCCCCTCCTCCGGCTCCCACTTCTTCATACTACGTCCGCGAGCGGAGCCCGATCCGGCGAGCTCCCATAGAGGCGGAGGGATACGCGTACGAACGGTCGCGCCTCTCTCCCGTCTCTTCGGTTCCCAGGAGCACTGCGTATGACGTACCGCGGGATCCATATGCCGCTACGCGCTATGCTTACTAG
- the rbm4.2 gene encoding RNA-binding protein 4.2: MVKIFVGNLSSSTTAEDLRSLFSEYGKVKECDVLKNYGFVHMEGKQEAEEAIRKLHHHELNGQAINVEMSKGKPRGSTKLHVSNICSGCTNQELRAKFEEYGPVVECDIVKDYAFVHMERMEDAMEAISGLENTTFQGKLIKVQLSTSRLRTAPGMGDQTGCYICGEQGHWSKDCGRGQNGSYGGGMGGFAGGRGPPRSAPNYGMGGPGGLPNRGYPAGPLPPPPPMNRHPGYGEYSADARERYPNAFPERPPAYEREHYGSVDYYEKFRAHPAGTSFFENSRPLSIPPPPPPPPPSSSSLSRMRLAAPSLDPYEHHPLAPPPPTASAYFSRDRSPIRRVGADSEGYSYERSRLSPVSRGERENYTERVRYAY, translated from the exons ATGGTTAAGATCTTTGTTGGCAACCTATCCTCAAGCACGACCGCGGAAGATCTGCGCTCTCTTTTTTCTGAATATGGCAAAGTAAAAGAGTGTGACGTCCTGAAAAATTATGGCTTTGTGCACATGGAAGGTAAGCAGGAGGCCGAGGAGGCCATCCGCAAACTCCACCATCACGAGCTGAACGGTCAAGCCATCAATGTGGAGATGAGCAAGGGGAAGCCCAGGGGCTCCACCAAACTGCATGTGAGCAACATATGCAGTGGCTGCACCAATCAGGAGCTCCGGGCCAAGTTTGAAGAGTATGGCCCTGTGGTAGAGTGTGACATAGTGAAGGACTATGCCTTTGTTCACATGGAGCGAATGGAAGATGCCATGGAGGCCATCAGTGGTCTGGAAAACACGACCTTCCAAG GCAAGCTGATCAAAGTACAACTGTCCACAAGTCGCCTGCGTACAGCGCCCGGCATGGGAGACCAAACTGGCTGTTACATCTGTGGAGAACAGGGCCATTGGTCCAAAGATTGCGGACGTGGTCAAAATGGTAGCTATGGCGGAGGCATGGGGGGATTCGCCGGCGGTAGAGGCCCCCCTAGGAGCGCTCCGAATTACGGCATGGGCGGCCCTGGGGGTCTTCCTAATAGAGGTTACCCAGCAGGGCCGCTCCCCCCTCCCCCGCCCATGAACCGGCATCCAGGCTACGGCGAGTACAGCGCGGATGCTCGAGAGCGGTACCCAAACGCTTTTCCCGAGAGGCCGCCCGCATACGAGCGAGAGCACTACGGAAGCGTTGACTATTACGAGAAGTTTCGGGCTCATCCGGCTGGCACTAGCTTCTTCGAGAATAGCAGGCCTCTCTctattcctcctcctcctcctcccccccctccctcttcttcttctctctcaaGGATGCGGTTGGCTGCTCCCAGCCTCGATCCCTATGAGCACCACCCTCTGGCGCCTCCGCCTCCCACGGCATCGGCGTACTTCTCGCGGGACCGTAGTCCAATCAGACGTGTGGGCGCCGATTCGGAAGGCTACTCGTACGAGCGTTCGCGACTTTCTCCGGTCTCAAGGGGCGAAAGAGAGAACTACACCGAGCGGGTTCGATACGCATACTAA